Proteins from one Mixophyes fleayi isolate aMixFle1 chromosome 9, aMixFle1.hap1, whole genome shotgun sequence genomic window:
- the LOC142101838 gene encoding uncharacterized protein LOC142101838 has translation MSRDRRGEQAEEREMEVEGSEEGEGEVEETGQGRKTKTGRNVRFSHDENCVLVHNIIPCYEVILGNLAARTPLRRCHQLWGRVCEAVNAVGPLKRTVAHCRKRFSDIKRRLKEKMAQERRSTRRTGGGPPLRMEYTTYEEELRQIMPAEIVEGINVQDTDSPSFGQVVESPGPQFSPSPTPTPPPSARDSGTDEQAGPSSYQAPQAESLEMSPVPEDQTTITLVTVDAPVSGLQEVSPGPAEPSHHQPAPESMDPAREMALSIGAFQQQQTMFMDRQTRHMSQIAAQLRRIHRSNSQLPAGINRLATALEQTNVQLAQMTGAVEALHSTVREGNANVTRLAGQLHSEIVARLPAPMFSATTSTASTPSTSVQSTPPRRGARTRGGRGRGESGTKHCDMPAKRRR, from the exons atgtccagagataggaggggagaacaggctgaggagagggagatggaggttgaggggtcagaggagggagagggagaggttgaggagacaggacagggcaggaagaccaagacagggaggaatgtgcgcttctcacatgatgagaattgtgtgttggtgcacaacatcattccctgctacgaggtcatcctagggaacctggcagcccggactcctctaaggcggtgtcaccaactgtgggggagagtctgtgaggccgtgaacgcggtgggcccactgaagcggacagtggcgcactgccgcaagcgcttctctgatattaagaggaggcttaaagagaagatggcccaggaaagaaggtctacaaggcgcacgggtggtggccccccacttcgtatggagtacaccacatatgaggaggagctgcgccagataatgccggctgaaattgtagagggcataaatgtgcaggacacagattcgccctcttttggccaagtagttg aatcgccaggaccgcagttcagtcccagtcccaCACCTACACccccaccttcagcgagagattcgggcacagacgagcaagcag ggccctcttcataccaggcacctcaggcggagtccctggaaatgtcccctgtgccagaggatcaaacgaccatcaccctggtaacagtggatgcccctgtgtctggcctccaggaagtttcacctggccctgctgaaccatcacaccaccaacctgcacctgaaagtatggacccagccagagaaatggcgctgtctattggcgcattccagcagcagcaaacaatgttcatggacaggcaaactcgccacatgtcccaaattgcggcccagttgaggcggatacaccgctccaatagtcaactccctgctggaatcaaccgtctggcaacagctttagaacagaccaatgtgcagctggcccaaatgactggggctgtggaggccttacattccacagtacgtgaggggaatgccaatgtgacccggctggcagggcaactacattcagaaattgtagcccgtttaccggcacctatgttttcggccaccaccagtaccgctagtacgcctagcacatctgtacagagtactcctccaaggagaggtgctcgcaccaggggtgggcgagggaggggagagagtggcaccaagcattgtgatatgcctgcaaaaaggcgtcgctag